The DNA window CAGTCGCTTTTCGCAATTTTTcacttatatacataataaaatattttaaaacgtATAACTGCCGCATAACATGCATAAATAGTAAGTAtttacgtacatatatatatatatatatacataaatccCTTCGttttttgcaatatttttgtttatgcaAGAACATTCGACTGTTTATACGCTTTTGTACTTGCACGCACTTTATATGCTAGTACTTTTTTCTGAAGGTAGGAGAGTAGCAGCAATTGCTAATTCTTCAGtacatttattcttttaaataaatttgggctaagtaaatatatatatatatatatatacatatacgtatatatgtttgtatgtatgtatgtacgtaccATTATAatcttatatttaattaaaaaaggaaaagaaaaaaaaaagaaaaaaaaattacaaaatgcATTAAATAAATGGTACAGTAAATTTTATGATAACTTAAACAAAAATGTTGAATTAATCATTTTTCGAAGGCttcaataaaaatttgtGTAGCATGCTTTAATTTTACGCATATCTCTTAAatcatttgtattttttcgttaaatcttgtacaaatataaacatttatttatatatatatttatatatatataaatatatttatatacatatatgtgcgtatttatgtatgtatttatttaaccAGTACGGCGCGAAAAAAAGGGACAAGGAGaaaatttcttaaatattgGGCCCACGCCGTATTATTTGatatttcgtttttattGAACttctattatattataattttaattacaaaCGAGTAAATAATTTGCTAAAGTTGTATCATAAGTACAGAAATTTACACATATCcctatattcatatatgtatatttgcatatgtatatatgtattttctcATGAGTAGCCACATAACTCATTAATCCTCCGAATTCTCAGTAGGATGAAATTACTCCTTAGAAATTTAGTGAAATTgttttttccaatttttctgtaaaaataaaatatatggaaattCATTACATGATATAGAATAAAcacacataaaaattaaaacagttacatatattttatatgattttGTTGTTGtcattatttatgtatgaatTTGCATGTATATAGTTCTTCTGTTCCATAATTGTGGAAtggaattatatattattattgcatgaagatattttattcttcCAAATTCTGCTCTAAcatcctttttattatattttcaaaactTTAGATCTTTCAACATTATAgctttataatttcattattacaaataaaatatactcctcttaatattttaactctttttatttatggcctgacaaaaattttacctttttttttatttttttttttttgtgaaaaagGATAGTACACTTTTTTTAAGCTTtctactttttatttatttttaaacttgTTTTTACAAGAAATGAAATTCTATAGAATTCCATAAAATTCTGTAAAactattttgttcatatatatattcttaacaAAAACATTTCGAATTCCtcaattgtttttatttcatatcaaaatggtaattttaaaaaatgcacATTTAAGAAAATACATATCCATTTTAGTACACAGTTGCATATGCGCATAggtatatgtgtgtgcatgtaggtatgcatatgtatgtataggtacatatatgcatcaAAAAATAGAGCGAATTAAAAGATTACATGGCATGAACTGAATACCCATTCATATTAAATCATCTTCAAATGAGCAGTACTTGCGCTAATAATATGTAGACGTATAAAAAACAAGCTACTGCACatttaacataatatttgtttacCTATATATACCTATGTATTCTAGTAGTATAACTATAATaataagtaaatttttaagtGTAGAGTTCAAATTAAGgcataaaaagtaaataaaaaaaaaaaaaaaatgaactaaaagaagaaataaaagaataaagaacATAAAAACGCAAGAATGGACGGACAGACGAACCAAAGAACAACTGTTACCTTATTTACATCAAGTAtactttaaataaatataaaaaaaataaactgaTGTTCGTTccgtatatttaaatattttatgatagaatttttttttttttttttcctttgttcGCATGGTCCTCGACATTTTTGTATTACAGTgagttccttttttttttttactgaaCGCGCAACAATATTAAGGTTTCTTTCGTTTTTGCTTATGTTAAATTATTGCTAACGTTAACGTTTTGCTTACAGGATACATAGAAAAATTtatcttatatttatattctttacaATTACATTTTTCCCAACTATATTTTGACAACTTGTTTAAATGCTTTCTCGCTTGCTTATGCttcattataatttgtttttctctttattttttcttcgttAACATAAAGCTAAAGCACATATGTAGTTTCGTTTATCATGAATGTGTTAACACTCAGTGAGTGTAGTAACACAAGgatttcgaaaaaaaaaaaaaggaaaaaaaagaaataaaaacgtGAAGCAGgcacaaaattttttatttttaatagcaGCATATATGCTTTTTAACGCCATTGGTGAATacgaaatatttaaaaaggggAAAACCAAATATAGctatctttttcattttcttattcctttttcattttcttattcctttttcatttacttattcctttttcatttacttattcctttttcatttacttattcctttttcatttacttattcctttttcatttacttattcctttttcatttacttattcctttttcattttcttattactttttcattttcttattcctttttcatttactttttccttttcattttttatttctttttgtttcgttattccttttttaatgtaaGCAGTATCGTACATATGAGGTGAACtatctttttattcttaatttttgcaaggtaaaatatgattataaGTGAATAGTACAActacagaaaaaaagagtataatgtcaaataaataattatggaTAAAAaacccaaaaaaaaattaaaaaatgaggaGGAATTAACtccaaaaaaaaggaagaaaagaaGTAGGAACGAAAATGACATTCAGGAATTTAGCGCTAATGAGATGAATAAAACGATTAACCATTCTAATATAGAGGAGTTGAACAATAATTTAAGGGACAAGGATCATGTGAATGGTACTTTGAACAGTAAGAATGAGGAAATTAGTAGAAGTAGGGGTAGCAGTAGAGGTAGTAGTAGTCGCAGCAATAGTAGTAGCAGCAGACGTAGCGGCATAAAAGAGGATGTACAAGGTATAAGTGGAGGTAAAGGTCGAGGAAGAATTTGCCCTTATTTACGAACCATTAATAGAAACCTACTTGACTttgattttgaaaaattatgcaGTATAAGTCTGTCaaatttacatgtatatgcttGCTTAGTATGTGGCTTATACTTCCAAGGTATAGGGAAGGGAACGTACGCATATACACATGCATTAGAAAAGAAtcattatgtttttattaatttagaaACGTGTAAAACTTGTTGCTTACCAGAAAATTACGAAATTGAAGACGCATCTTtgaatgatataaaatattttttaaaaccaGTTTATAAAAGAGAGGAAGTTGAATATTTGTGTTATAATTCTATATTAGGTAAGTCGTTAGATGGGGCAGATTTTTTTCCGGGTTGTGTTggtttaaataatttaaaaaatacagattATTGCAATGTTGTTATTCAATTACTTTGCACAATTATACCTATAcgaaatgtattattattatataaaaataaacaaaatatagcaaaGAATTTAATTGTTGTCTTATctgaattaattaaaaaaatatataatcctAAAAATTTCAAAGGTGTGGTATCACCCCATGAATTCTTACAAGCTGTAGGTATAGAatcaaaaaagaattttaaaataggTACCAAAAATGACCCTCTGCATTTTTTTCTCTGGATTGTTAATAAGATTCATAGATACTCAGAAAGGACTTTGAAAAGGAGGAAAAAGGAACTTACTCCTAGTAGTGGTGCACATTATATACACAGCATATATAACGTGCACAGTATGTATGACGCACGTGATACACATAATAAACGTAACATACGTGGCCCACATACTGATGATCCTGAATTCATGGACTATGCTGCAAATAGTAGGGACACGAAAGAAAGCACaagttataattataacaagCAAAATGTGAATCAGAACAGTCAAGGTGAAGATCGAGTGAATATCCCACAAGAAGACGATGGAAATAATTTAGAAGtagagaaaaatgaaataggggagggaaaaatggaaaaaggaTTAACACTcaaggacaaaaaaaaaaagataaaaaaaagaaaaaaagaaaaaaaatggacaTATGACGACATTAACATAATAGATTACTGCTTTGATGGAGAATTGATTAtcaaaacaaagaaaaaaaaaaaaaaagactcTGAAGTCGTTGAATCAGTGAAggatgaaatattaaaaagaaaaaaagaggagaTGTACGAAGAGGATACGCAGGGGGATAAATACATATCAGATACTATGGATGATGatgaattaaatgaaaaaaaaaattatataattcaaaaaacgTCTTTTCGTACTCTTTCTTTGAAATTACCGAATCCACCAATTTTTAAGAGCACAACTGAAAGTAATATAATACCACAAGTTTCTATATTTGAATTGTTAACGAAGTTTGATGGAGAAACAGAGACGTATTTACATGATGACAAATCAGCTCCAAGCacattaattatttcaaaattaccaaaatatttaatatttacaattgagagattttcaaaaaataatttttttgttgaaaAAAATGGCACAATAgtaaattttgtaattaaaaatCTAGATATGAAGGATTATGTACATCAAGATTATCTTAATGCAAACCCTGTTACCAAATACAATTTAAttgcaaatatatttcaCAGTGGTACTGTTAATACAGGatcatataaaattcatGTCTTAAACCAACCAACAAATGAATGGTACGAAATTGAAGATTTACATGTCATTTCGATACTACCTCAACTCGTTTTATTACCTGAATCTTGTGTGCAACTCTATCAACGACAAGATGTGCAATTAAATGGAGAGCTAGGCTAAAATGTGAACAACGCAggaatgtataaaaattttttttttttagtaacaCTCATGCCattatgcacatacatatatatatatatatatgcataaatgaCACTTTTTAGTGggtatattttctttttttcaattttaaattagctcctttttttttttttcaagtctCACTGTTGCCCTTTGCATGCTTTGTCTAGTAATCGTTTCACTGCATTTTGATTTGTTtgaatctttttttttttttttttttcttttataaatttcacAAATCTATATCAAAACTGTGTTTTTAAAAGCTCCttattagcaaaaaaaaaaaaaaaatactataagGCAAGAATAAAGTAAGAATAAATTGAGTGAAAAAAAGTgaaacaataatattatgtcggaaaatggaataaatacACAAAGGCGTATCCTTTCCAGTATAATATCGTTTTATGTCATTTGGTAGGAAACACCATATTTGCGATGaagaaaatgttaaaattaagATGCTATAATGTGcacgtatattttttttttttctcctttctttttctcatttGCCAAGTAAGTTACGTGAAGAGGAACCCTTCAAAATAAATTCCGTCTTCTTTAAGCTGTGAAATGCAAAGTAggattatttattcttaaaaatacacttttttttttttatcataaaaaaaggcTCATAATATTGAGCaaacgtaaaaataaatagcatttcttttttttagttcATGGAACTATTTGGGCTCactaaaaagtaaaaatttttatgcttTCATATGCATTCGCATAAATGTAACAAGAGTATTTGTTCACACATACGAGTTAAAACTTTTATTCGTAAAGTTTTTTAGTCGTTCTGTATaggggaagaaaaaaaaagataaaaaataccataaaacaggaaaaaaaaaattcttgtcttcaaatataatactccaaaaatatgaaaaaaaaaaaaaaaagtagcaatttcattcttaaaatatgttCAAATGTGACGGTAACCCCGAAAAATGCATTTATTAAGCTTGAGCATAGGCTCCACATtctttcatttcattttattttattttttcatgtttttatttatgataataagCGCACTTCAATGATAAcccattaaaattttttagcaGGTTTTACCaacttttaaaatgtataactCAAGTATGTAAAATGACTATATGACAGTTCAtcgaacaaaaaaatacaaatataacaTTGCGAAGAAGACGAACATGAACTTTTTCCTATTTTCAAAGACAAATAgttgaaattataaaatgtgtatttttaattaaatatataattttttttgtttatcctTTGTagttgaaacaaaaaaaaaaaaaaaaaaaaaaaaattaccaaAATAGCGCATTATTGTATATCTTTTaatagattaaaaaaaaaaaaaaaaaaaaaattatacagcAATTATCACAGTTATTTGTAATTACTTAtatagcatttttttttttacctttattcttctttctttctttctttctttctttctttttttttaaatatttgcgTTAGCAGCAGTACGTATTGAGTTAACACATGAAAAACTGATATGTGTACCTGAAGCACGAGCGTATAAATATGAgcgtgtatgtataaatatacctGTGGACACACTAAAAAGCATAGTGTATTACcttacttttttaaagattCACGAAAGCTGGTACGAAAGATATTTTGCCGAAAACATGCTGTAGcgaaaatacatttaaaaataaacccttttagaaattttttttaccgtgcatgttatatttttaattggtGTGTTACagatttttttatattataatttttttttccttggttccctttgaaaataatagtccgaaatattatatgtacatatgcatatataccaATACATACGTAAGAACTGTTTTCCTCACACCTCTTAAAATCGttattcctcttttttttttttttacccatTCACGCCCCTTTATACTGACGCTAGATTGCTTTTCTCATATTTCCATTTTCCTGTTATCGCGTTTGCCCCATCGATAAAGCGCATACCATATCCTCCTAGCCGCACTGATTCACTTCCCCTTTtcaatacttaaaaaatggGAACCCCAAGGAGAAGGGTAGGGCAGAATGCTAGCCCCTATGGAATGAGTTCGTCAAATATTTTCGGAACGAATAATGAGATTTTTGGAAGTAATTTTATGAACACACCAATGTCAAGTAGGAGAACAAAAAACAGTAAAAGTTACTTGAACAGTATGTTAAATGAATCTAGATACTTGAATCAAAGTAATACAGGTTCGCAGTTTATGAAATATGGACACACACCACTAGCTATCAGAAGAATAAAATGTGCAAGAGCTGATATAGGAGATGTAGGAAGAGAAGCATTTATGGAAGATGTCGAATCAGGAAGACTTCCTCATTTTATTGATAGTAATTtagaacaaataaaagaTTTGTTTAACCAATTTTTTGATGAATTTAACATTACGAATTATAGTGATGTATTACAATTTACGGATGAAGATAGGAATATAActgaatatattttgttacatcgagataatttaaaagtttaCTTAGCATATTATGGATGGAAAATGATCAAATTTATAGAAACAGGTAGACAGAATGAATGTAAGTTAAACAATGAGAATGAGGAAAATGATGATTCTGAAGGAGTTAAGAATTTAGAACATATAAAATCTTTTGAAGTAGAtttaacacatatatatttttttaataaaaaattgtataaattaataattgaATACCCATCAGATTGTATAAGTGAAATAGACAAAATTATAAGCTCAAAATATAACTCGCTTTTGACATTAGTGTTAGAGGGAGATACGAAATCTAGTTCTTCCGATAAATATTCTGTAAACAATACAAGACAAGATTATTGTAGGGTTcgattttttaataaaaggcATAAAGATACCCCTAGAAAATTAGGACCGAATCAAATAGAAACATTAGTGTGTATTAAAGGAGTAATTATTAGGTGCTCAAATATTATTCCAGAAATGACAATGGCTGCTTTTAAATGTACttcgaaaaaaagaataggtgttaataattatgaaaaatgtaaTGAAGAAGTATATGAACATGTCATACAAGGAGAAGTACAAGAACCATTAACTTGTactaattgtaataataaaaacacatTTGAATTATGGCATAATAATTGTTGTTTTTCTTCAAAACAACTTATTAAATTAAGTGAAGTAACTGAACATTTAAAGCAAGGAGAAACACCACAATCTATCtctatatatgcatatgatGATTTAATAGATTATACGAAACCTGGAGATACTGTAGAATTAACAGGGATTTTAAAAGCTTCTCCTGTTCGTCTAAACCCTAGATCTAGATGTTATAATAGTGTTCATAGAAcctatataaatgttatacatataagaaaagaaaataagcAGAAAATGAAATTGACAGAACAGAATGATACAGGTgctataattttaaaaagaagtGAAGATGGAACAGTGGAggaaaatttagaaaaattaaatgaacaaGGAAATCTATTATTTACTACAGAAGTAATtcaaaaaatgcaaaaattaaGTCAAGATCCAAACATATATCAAAGATTAGTTGATTCCATTGCCCCATCAATATATGGGCGTGATGATATTAAAAGGGGTCTTTTATGTCAATTATTTGGTGGTAGTAAAATTAcggataaatataaaaataaatatagatcAGAGATTCATATCTTATTATGTGGAGATCCATCTACAGCCAAATCGCAGTTACTacattatgtacataaactATCCCCTCGTGGTATATACACAAGTGGTAAAGGAAGTAGTAGCGTTGGCTTAACAGCATTTATATCTAAGGACTCGGAAACAAAAGAATATATCTTAGAATCTGGAGCTGTTGTTTTATCAGACAAAGGAATATGCTGTATTGACGAATTTGACAAAATGGATGATTCTGCAAGAGCTATTTTACATGAAGTAATGGAACAACAAACAGTCACTATTGCAAAAGCAGGTATTGTTGCTACCTTAAATGCTCGTACATCAATTTTAGCTTCAGCTAATCCCATCAATagtaaatatgataaaaataaagccGTCGTAGAAAATATCAATTTGCCTCCCTCCCTGTTTTCTAGATTTGATTTAATTTATCTTGTAATTGATAGAGcaaatgaagaagaagataAGAAGTTGGCCACGGTGCTTTGTAAGAATTTCTCGTACGGTGCAAAAGAGGAAGACGATGAGGAGGACGATGAAGAAGGggaagatgaagaagaagGAGAGGACGAAGATGAGGATGATGAACTGAGTAAACTGGGTGAAGGGGATGGAATAAATGATGATAGATcacaatataaaaagaaaaagaataacatGAAAGATGGGATAGGTGAATCCAGTTCCTACTGTAACACTAgttcaaataaaaagaattcgAAGAAGTATCTAATTGATTCAAATACATTATCACTATATATAGCTTATTGTCGTATTACATGTAATCCAATAATTTCACTTgaaagcaaaaaaattattattgacGAATATATAAAGATGAGGTGTAAAGAAGGGTCAAAATCTCCAACTGCCAGCCCAAGACAACTAGAGGGTTTAGTTAGACTTAGTCAAAGCTTagcaaaaatgaaattaaaaaatgtagtaACTCCTGAAGAAGCTAATGAAGCTGTACGTTTAATGAACATAGCAACCTTTCAAAGTTTGATTGATCCTTTAAGCGGTAGAATTGATTTTGATCAAGTAAATTTGGGTCAGACATCCCAGCACAAGAAAAAATCAGATCTTATAAAGGATATCATAATGAATGTCCtcgttttaaaaaatatgacgAAAGATGAATTACTTACACACTGTCACGAAACAATTATGAACGACCGAGATTATGCAACAGCTATGGACAGAAAATCTTTCGAAGAAGCTTTTTACGATCTTGAAAAATCGCAAGAAATTACTCGACTCTCTTCTGGCTTatacaagaaaaaatagattCGCGTGGGGGTgctgtatacacatatatatgtgcatatatgtgtatatatgtgggTACATGTGTATGCCTTATCTGGGAAAGGATAAAtgcattaaatatttactatataAGAATGAATATAAGACTATgaatttttttcgttttatcTTTCTTCCccat is part of the Plasmodium malariae genome assembly, chromosome: 14 genome and encodes:
- the USP39 gene encoding U4/U6.U5 tri-snRNP-associated protein 2, putative → MDKKPKKKLKNEEELTPKKRKKRSRNENDIQEFSANEMNKTINHSNIEELNNNLRDKDHVNGTLNSKNEEISRSRGSSRGSSSRSNSSSSRRSGIKEDVQGISGGKGRGRICPYLRTINRNLLDFDFEKLCSISLSNLHVYACLVCGLYFQGIGKGTYAYTHALEKNHYVFINLETCKTCCLPENYEIEDASLNDIKYFLKPVYKREEVEYLCYNSILGKSLDGADFFPGCVGLNNLKNTDYCNVVIQLLCTIIPIRNVLLLYKNKQNIAKNLIVVLSELIKKIYNPKNFKGVVSPHEFLQAVGIESKKNFKIGTKNDPLHFFLWIVNKIHRYSERTLKRRKKELTPSSGAHYIHSIYNVHSMYDARDTHNKRNIRGPHTDDPEFMDYAANSRDTKESTSYNYNKQNVNQNSQGEDRVNIPQEDDGNNLEVEKNEIGEGKMEKGLTLKDKKKKIKKRKKEKKWTYDDINIIDYCFDGELIIKTKKKKKKDSEVVESVKDEILKRKKEEMYEEDTQGDKYISDTMDDDELNEKKNYIIQKTSFRTLSLKLPNPPIFKSTTESNIIPQVSIFELLTKFDGETETYLHDDKSAPSTLIISKLPKYLIFTIERFSKNNFFVEKNGTIVNFVIKNLDMKDYVHQDYLNANPVTKYNLIANIFHSGTVNTGSYKIHVLNQPTNEWYEIEDLHVISILPQLVLLPESCVQLYQRQDVQLNGELG
- the MCM4 gene encoding DNA replication licensing factor MCM4, putative codes for the protein MGTPRRRVGQNASPYGMSSSNIFGTNNEIFGSNFMNTPMSSRRTKNSKSYLNSMLNESRYLNQSNTGSQFMKYGHTPLAIRRIKCARADIGDVGREAFMEDVESGRLPHFIDSNLEQIKDLFNQFFDEFNITNYSDVLQFTDEDRNITEYILLHRDNLKVYLAYYGWKMIKFIETGRQNECKLNNENEENDDSEGVKNLEHIKSFEVDLTHIYFFNKKLYKLIIEYPSDCISEIDKIISSKYNSLLTLVLEGDTKSSSSDKYSVNNTRQDYCRVRFFNKRHKDTPRKLGPNQIETLVCIKGVIIRCSNIIPEMTMAAFKCTSKKRIGVNNYEKCNEEVYEHVIQGEVQEPLTCTNCNNKNTFELWHNNCCFSSKQLIKLSEVTEHLKQGETPQSISIYAYDDLIDYTKPGDTVELTGILKASPVRLNPRSRCYNSVHRTYINVIHIRKENKQKMKLTEQNDTGAIILKRSEDGTVEENLEKLNEQGNLLFTTEVIQKMQKLSQDPNIYQRLVDSIAPSIYGRDDIKRGLLCQLFGGSKITDKYKNKYRSEIHILLCGDPSTAKSQLLHYVHKLSPRGIYTSGKGSSSVGLTAFISKDSETKEYILESGAVVLSDKGICCIDEFDKMDDSARAILHEVMEQQTVTIAKAGIVATLNARTSILASANPINSKYDKNKAVVENINLPPSLFSRFDLIYLVIDRANEEEDKKLATVLCKNFSYGAKEEDDEEDDEEGEDEEEGEDEDEDDELSKLGEGDGINDDRSQYKKKKNNMKDGIGESSSYCNTSSNKKNSKKYLIDSNTLSLYIAYCRITCNPIISLESKKIIIDEYIKMRCKEGSKSPTASPRQLEGLVRLSQSLAKMKLKNVVTPEEANEAVRLMNIATFQSLIDPLSGRIDFDQVNLGQTSQHKKKSDLIKDIIMNVLVLKNMTKDELLTHCHETIMNDRDYATAMDRKSFEEAFYDLEKSQEITRLSSGLYKKK